The Patescibacteria group bacterium genome window below encodes:
- a CDS encoding polymorphic toxin-type HINT domain-containing protein, producing MEQELNPNQGQDLAGRNKEDEAALLKAEEKIKNLAFKDEPATPDFQENLQNRILAARHRHFSMSEFLNKLAKGLIFMFDTKAFVPAVAVFLIIAVGLSLTMPWLPRQAGVNNPWGKISQLVINPAYAQDNFSAEATISDSLGVGADTAFIIKSKEAIDEQTLRANITLQPTTEFSLTKIDDHTYQVIPAQALAAKKVYSLKIASAYVDQSGATVERDYSWAFQVKDIFKVLNSIPGNQANGVPLDAGIEVTFSNENFSNYEQAFKIEPAIAGRFEIHKRTLVFVPKALEAGMIYTVTINKDLLKVTGSEAKLAENYVIQFETDPAGKKRGEYSEFNFQNNFNEIYTERAPALAVNLYNIKQETFAVEVYAFSGADGFIAALEKSQKIPYWAQYNRAVYNTDVSALTKVSSFSIPLSPFGYNKYLVFPDKIAKGFYVVQVNINGVYLQTFMEVSDLTNYTTVTDTNTLVWLNNIKTKGPAAGAKVKIIGTDKQTVTGSDGTAVMPTSWLSAGTTSDRTYLLIDAGEKTIVPINFNYQNTAPTGVMPLSAASKFWYYFYTDRMTYQPGDTVSYWGFVKPREGVKSSSTVTIKLFGWQSYYDYYNDPVPLLQTAAQLDPNFTFTGKIDLGRLSAGYYYLEYFIGDQMIGSRGLNIENYVKPAYKVEANADQHAVFAGQTQSIAVKASFFEGTPVPNLALTDPNDNGQLKTNALGEAIKTFKVDPVSGDYGSNCNYFYPVASEEADISASACYTVFNYSVVPKGELVKTDGADQAKLQLNVKKVDIAKANVVGATEDQFLHEAAPGMPVTVSVTEISYQAVSTGQYYDFFNKIVRNTYRYNEIRNNIASAKGKTDSAGQYQYSFPIKPKNSYEVNVTIKDVNGQDINERYYIYYSQYNFDDQSDYYNLGFKDQKKTDFSLGEQVQIQYKNKDQLLPVAPGHYLFYRLFKGLVDYQIGGSAEYNFNFTDRFLPGVYVMGVYFDGETYHRPGSYGYWESYSPGLYVPFKQTDRELKVEVTPDKDKYQPGGEVKLAVKVTDKSGKPVAASVNLNLVDESYYAIYPENVDALGGLYGNRVEDGELVTYISNPAPALGAEVAERGGCFLAGTKITMADRSLKNIEDVKIGDEVLTFTNETARSLVAGKVTKTYVHEVGEYLIINDKLKITPIHRVFLNGQWRMIGEAKVGDWLLDEQGEKVKIAKIEDRRGLFKVYNLTIEPYHTFFAEGFYVHNDKGGGVRSLFVDTAVFMNVNTGADGAAIAAFKLPDNITSWRVTAQALSGDLYAGDKVINLKSSLPAFVNTTFAKEYLTVDKPIVKVRAFGDALRDNDPVQFKMDAPTLNFSSTTVGQAFVASYFKLPPLAIGEHSITTAIKAGGNQDAVLEKVKVLDTRFKETKTQFYELSPGLKAAGAPDGQTNLIFSDKNQGRFYGQLSYCFFCSGGDRVDQKLARVVSADLLKKYFGEEPFNPETFNGAMYQTDDGGVALLPYASSDFELSAKVAFVAGDYFDKTRLTNYFYKILTADDSTREQVGVSLFALSGLGEPILSPAENFAALPDLTAKEKLYIGIALNHLGDAETARAIYSAVIKDKGEKLDPYLRVKVSDSNDEILAATSLAAILAGGLLIPDHEQLWNYAESNYTRNISIDLEKLAYVSETLPKLTPGEVSFTINLPGRKIDKTLSRGESFRLKIEPADLGVISFSNIKGQVGLTSSYQAREANIAPRDDSYVSLRREYYVNGVKTNTFKESDLVEIRMYPSFKPGALNYGYQITDLLPSGLSVMTNLYSRGMNYSCSNYYPYEVNGQTVKFSIWKDWNKGSYCHTDYFSYFARVVNPGEYRAESAVIQSFEASTVKNYSGANTVLIEK from the coding sequence TTTGACACCAAGGCTTTTGTCCCGGCCGTGGCCGTTTTTTTGATCATTGCCGTCGGCTTGAGCCTGACCATGCCCTGGCTGCCGCGGCAAGCGGGCGTTAATAATCCCTGGGGGAAGATCTCCCAATTGGTTATCAACCCGGCCTACGCGCAGGATAATTTTTCCGCCGAGGCGACCATTTCCGACAGCTTGGGCGTTGGCGCCGATACGGCTTTTATCATTAAAAGCAAAGAGGCGATTGACGAGCAAACTCTGCGGGCGAACATAACTTTACAACCGACGACCGAATTTTCCTTAACCAAGATCGATGATCATACTTATCAAGTAATTCCGGCGCAAGCTTTGGCGGCCAAGAAAGTTTATAGCTTGAAGATCGCCAGCGCTTATGTCGATCAAAGCGGCGCCACCGTCGAGCGCGATTATTCCTGGGCCTTCCAGGTCAAAGATATTTTTAAGGTTTTGAATTCGATCCCGGGCAATCAGGCCAATGGCGTGCCGTTGGATGCCGGAATTGAAGTGACTTTTTCCAACGAAAACTTCAGCAATTACGAACAAGCGTTCAAGATCGAGCCGGCCATTGCCGGGCGTTTTGAGATTCACAAGCGCACTTTGGTTTTTGTGCCCAAAGCTTTGGAGGCGGGGATGATCTATACCGTGACCATCAATAAAGATTTGCTGAAAGTTACGGGGAGCGAAGCCAAGCTCGCGGAAAATTATGTCATTCAATTTGAAACCGATCCGGCCGGAAAAAAACGCGGCGAGTATTCCGAATTCAATTTCCAAAATAATTTTAACGAGATCTATACCGAACGCGCGCCGGCGCTGGCTGTCAATCTATACAACATCAAACAGGAAACTTTTGCCGTCGAAGTTTACGCATTTTCCGGCGCGGACGGATTTATTGCCGCCCTGGAAAAGTCGCAAAAAATTCCCTATTGGGCGCAGTACAATCGCGCTGTCTACAATACCGACGTTTCCGCCTTGACTAAAGTTTCCTCGTTTTCCATTCCTTTGTCGCCTTTTGGCTACAACAAATACTTGGTGTTTCCCGACAAGATCGCCAAGGGTTTTTATGTCGTTCAGGTCAATATCAACGGCGTTTATCTTCAGACATTTATGGAGGTTTCCGATTTGACCAATTATACGACCGTGACTGATACCAATACTTTGGTTTGGCTCAACAATATCAAAACCAAAGGACCGGCGGCCGGGGCGAAGGTAAAAATTATCGGCACGGACAAGCAGACGGTTACCGGAAGCGACGGAACGGCCGTGATGCCGACCAGCTGGCTGTCTGCCGGCACCACCAGCGACCGCACTTACTTGCTGATCGACGCGGGAGAAAAAACGATCGTGCCGATCAATTTCAATTATCAAAACACCGCGCCAACGGGCGTCATGCCTTTGAGCGCCGCTTCTAAATTCTGGTATTATTTTTATACCGATCGGATGACTTACCAGCCGGGCGACACGGTCAGCTATTGGGGCTTTGTCAAACCACGGGAAGGAGTGAAAAGCTCTTCGACGGTCACGATCAAATTATTCGGCTGGCAAAGTTATTACGATTATTACAATGACCCGGTGCCGCTCTTGCAAACCGCGGCGCAGCTTGATCCTAACTTTACTTTTACCGGCAAGATCGATCTGGGGCGTTTATCCGCCGGGTATTATTATTTGGAATATTTTATCGGCGACCAGATGATCGGCAGCCGCGGTTTGAACATCGAGAACTATGTCAAACCGGCTTATAAAGTGGAGGCGAACGCCGACCAGCACGCGGTTTTTGCGGGGCAGACCCAGTCGATCGCGGTCAAGGCCAGCTTTTTCGAAGGCACGCCGGTTCCTAATCTGGCTTTAACTGACCCGAACGATAACGGGCAATTAAAAACCAACGCTTTGGGCGAAGCGATCAAAACTTTTAAGGTCGATCCGGTTTCCGGCGACTACGGCAGCAACTGCAATTATTTTTATCCGGTCGCGTCCGAGGAAGCCGATATTTCCGCCAGCGCTTGCTACACTGTTTTCAATTATAGCGTCGTCCCCAAGGGGGAACTGGTGAAAACGGACGGAGCCGATCAGGCGAAATTGCAATTAAACGTGAAAAAGGTGGATATCGCCAAAGCCAACGTGGTCGGGGCGACCGAAGATCAATTCTTGCACGAAGCCGCTCCGGGCATGCCCGTAACCGTTTCGGTCACGGAAATTTCTTATCAGGCCGTTTCCACCGGACAGTATTATGATTTCTTCAATAAGATCGTGCGTAATACCTATCGCTACAATGAGATCAGAAATAATATCGCCTCGGCCAAGGGCAAAACCGATTCGGCCGGCCAATACCAGTATTCATTTCCGATCAAGCCGAAAAACAGTTATGAAGTCAATGTCACGATCAAGGATGTTAACGGCCAGGATATCAATGAGCGATATTATATCTATTACAGCCAGTATAATTTTGACGATCAAAGCGATTATTATAATTTGGGATTCAAAGATCAGAAGAAAACGGATTTTTCCTTGGGCGAACAGGTGCAGATCCAATATAAGAATAAGGATCAGCTCTTGCCTGTTGCCCCCGGCCATTATCTTTTCTATCGCCTGTTCAAAGGATTGGTGGATTATCAGATCGGCGGCAGCGCGGAATATAATTTCAATTTTACCGACCGCTTCTTGCCCGGCGTGTACGTGATGGGAGTTTATTTTGACGGTGAAACTTACCATCGGCCGGGAAGTTACGGTTATTGGGAGTCATATTCCCCCGGGCTGTATGTGCCTTTCAAGCAAACCGACCGGGAATTAAAAGTCGAGGTGACGCCGGATAAAGACAAATATCAGCCGGGAGGCGAGGTGAAGTTGGCTGTCAAAGTTACCGACAAATCCGGCAAGCCCGTGGCGGCGAGCGTCAATCTTAATCTGGTTGACGAGTCTTATTACGCGATCTATCCGGAAAACGTCGATGCCCTGGGAGGATTATACGGCAATCGGGTCGAGGACGGCGAGTTAGTGACTTATATTTCCAATCCGGCGCCGGCGCTTGGCGCCGAAGTCGCGGAAAGGGGCGGCTGTTTTCTCGCGGGCACCAAAATAACCATGGCCGACCGGTCGCTTAAAAATATCGAAGATGTTAAAATCGGCGACGAGGTGCTTACCTTTACCAATGAAACGGCGCGGAGTTTGGTGGCGGGAAAAGTAACCAAGACCTATGTCCACGAAGTCGGCGAGTATTTGATCATTAATGATAAATTAAAAATCACTCCGATCCACCGCGTTTTCTTGAACGGCCAATGGCGGATGATCGGCGAAGCCAAGGTCGGCGACTGGCTTTTGGACGAGCAAGGCGAAAAAGTTAAGATTGCCAAGATCGAGGACCGCCGCGGTCTGTTCAAAGTTTATAATCTGACGATCGAGCCTTATCATACTTTTTTTGCCGAAGGTTTTTATGTCCATAATGATAAAGGCGGCGGCGTGCGTTCGCTGTTCGTGGATACGGCCGTGTTTATGAACGTCAACACCGGCGCTGATGGCGCGGCAATCGCCGCCTTCAAGCTGCCGGATAATATCACTTCCTGGCGCGTGACCGCGCAAGCTTTAAGCGGCGATCTTTACGCCGGCGACAAGGTCATCAATCTCAAATCGTCTCTGCCGGCCTTCGTCAACACCACTTTCGCCAAAGAATATTTAACGGTCGATAAGCCGATCGTAAAAGTGCGGGCTTTCGGCGACGCGCTGCGCGATAATGATCCGGTGCAATTCAAAATGGACGCGCCGACTTTGAATTTTTCGAGCACGACCGTCGGCCAGGCCTTTGTTGCTTCCTATTTTAAGCTCCCGCCATTGGCGATCGGCGAGCACTCGATCACCACGGCGATCAAAGCCGGCGGCAACCAGGACGCGGTTTTGGAAAAAGTGAAGGTGCTCGATACTCGTTTTAAAGAAACCAAAACCCAGTTCTATGAATTATCGCCGGGCCTTAAAGCGGCCGGGGCGCCCGATGGCCAGACTAATTTGATTTTCAGCGACAAAAACCAAGGCCGATTCTACGGCCAGCTTTCCTATTGTTTCTTTTGTTCGGGCGGCGATCGGGTCGATCAAAAATTGGCCCGGGTCGTATCGGCCGATCTCTTGAAGAAATATTTCGGCGAAGAACCCTTTAACCCGGAAACTTTTAACGGGGCGATGTATCAAACCGATGACGGCGGCGTCGCTTTGCTGCCCTATGCTTCTTCGGATTTTGAATTGTCAGCCAAGGTCGCTTTTGTCGCCGGAGATTATTTCGATAAGACCCGGCTGACCAATTATTTTTACAAGATTTTGACGGCCGATGATTCGACCCGCGAACAAGTCGGGGTTTCTCTTTTCGCCTTGAGCGGTTTGGGCGAACCGATCTTGTCGCCGGCGGAAAATTTCGCCGCGCTGCCCGATCTCACCGCTAAGGAAAAATTGTATATCGGCATTGCCCTGAATCATTTGGGCGACGCGGAAACGGCGCGCGCTATCTATTCGGCGGTAATAAAAGACAAAGGAGAAAAATTAGATCCTTATCTGCGGGTCAAAGTTTCGGATTCCAACGATGAGATTTTGGCGGCGACCTCGCTGGCGGCGATCTTGGCGGGCGGGCTCTTAATTCCCGATCATGAACAATTATGGAATTACGCGGAAAGTAATTATACCCGGAATATCTCGATTGATCTGGAAAAGCTGGCCTATGTTTCCGAAACTTTGCCCAAACTTACTCCGGGCGAAGTATCCTTTACCATCAATCTGCCCGGAAGAAAAATCGACAAAACTCTCTCGCGCGGCGAAAGTTTCCGCCTGAAAATCGAACCGGCTGATCTGGGAGTGATTTCATTCTCCAATATCAAAGGCCAGGTCGGCTTGACCAGTTCTTACCAGGCGCGCGAAGCCAATATCGCGCCTCGTGATGATTCTTATGTTTCCTTGCGGAGAGAATACTATGTCAACGGCGTTAAGACCAATACCTTCAAAGAAAGCGACTTGGTGGAGATCAGGATGTACCCGTCCTTCAAACCCGGCGCCTTAAATTATGGTTATCAAATTACCGATCTGCTCCCTTCCGGGTTGAGCGTGATGACCAATCTTTATTCGCGCGGCATGAATTACTCCTGCAGCAATTATTATCCTTACGAAGTTAACGGGCAGACGGTTAAGTTCTCGATCTGGAAGGACTGGAATAAAGGTTCATATTGCCATACGGATTATTTCAGTTATTTCGCCCGCGTCGTTAATCCGGGCGAATACCGGGCCGAATCGGCCGTGATCCAGTCGTTCGAGGCAAGCACCGTCAAGAATTATTCCGGCGCGAATACGGTGTTGATCGAAAAATAA
- a CDS encoding aromatic amino acid transport family protein — MKISKNYFMAVAVLVGAITGAGVFAMPFVLTHSGLWPFVFWFPILVAVQCLIHLLFAKVILSTKGLHRVPGYTEIYAGKNWKKIVSIFAVIGGWGTILAYIILGGVFFNQFFSPLIGGSLFTNSLIFFALETVVVIAGLKTIAGSEMIFSFLLLILFVVLSVKCFGRFDLSNFTAVNWEDFFLPYGVIFFAIGGDAAIPEVVKLLDKEKEKIKSAILWGTILPAVMMFIFVIATVGAMGALTTADALSGLNKFFGNGFVSISLLFGLICIATSFWVFAQAVREIFWWDFKINKYWSLVLAVGVPLAFFIFGFTNLTTVVSLSGAITSGVLGIILISLTAAVDREGQKKSPIAIKTSRPLAIVLYSLFIVGFLTELWTIIFKL; from the coding sequence ATGAAAATATCCAAGAATTACTTTATGGCCGTGGCGGTTTTGGTCGGCGCGATTACCGGCGCCGGAGTTTTTGCCATGCCTTTTGTTTTGACTCATTCCGGTCTTTGGCCGTTTGTTTTTTGGTTTCCCATTTTGGTCGCGGTCCAATGCCTGATCCATCTTCTTTTTGCCAAAGTCATTTTGTCCACCAAGGGCTTGCACCGCGTTCCCGGCTACACGGAAATTTATGCCGGAAAGAATTGGAAAAAAATTGTTTCGATTTTTGCCGTAATCGGCGGCTGGGGCACGATCCTGGCCTATATAATTTTGGGCGGCGTCTTTTTTAATCAGTTTTTTTCCCCGCTGATCGGGGGCAGCCTTTTCACTAATTCGCTCATTTTTTTCGCCTTGGAAACTGTGGTGGTCATTGCCGGATTAAAGACGATCGCGGGATCGGAAATGATTTTTTCCTTTTTACTCCTTATTTTATTCGTGGTGCTGTCGGTCAAATGCTTCGGCCGGTTTGATCTGAGCAATTTTACGGCGGTCAATTGGGAGGATTTTTTTCTCCCTTATGGCGTGATTTTTTTCGCGATTGGCGGCGATGCGGCCATTCCGGAAGTGGTAAAACTTTTGGATAAGGAAAAGGAAAAAATAAAAAGCGCGATCTTGTGGGGGACGATCTTGCCCGCGGTTATGATGTTTATTTTTGTGATCGCCACGGTCGGGGCAATGGGCGCGTTGACTACCGCAGACGCTTTGTCTGGATTGAACAAATTTTTCGGCAATGGCTTTGTTTCCATCTCCCTGCTTTTCGGCTTAATTTGCATTGCCACTTCGTTCTGGGTATTTGCCCAAGCGGTGCGGGAAATATTCTGGTGGGACTTTAAGATCAATAAGTATTGGTCGCTGGTTTTAGCCGTCGGCGTTCCGCTGGCATTTTTTATTTTCGGCTTTACTAATTTGACGACAGTCGTTTCTCTTTCCGGCGCGATCACCAGCGGCGTTTTAGGAATTATTCTGATTTCTCTGACCGCGGCCGTGGACCGTGAGGGGCAAAAAAAATCGCCCATCGCCATTAAAACTTCCCGGCCGTTGGCGATCGTTTTGTATTCTCTTTTCATTGTCGGGTTTTTGACCGAGCTGTGGACGATAATTTTTAAATTATGA
- a CDS encoding inositol monophosphatase, whose amino-acid sequence MNIDRQIKQIAINAAKQAGKALSAEYFRFNRADVQMKSRFEILTRADLLSEEIILKEIRRNFPHHHILSEETGDNKAVSDYFWIIDPLDGTTNFFMRDPMWSISIALAYQGELILGIVYAPILGEFYLAEKGEGATLNGRSIKVSDISKNQVVNLFCHGHNDPAIKKAVKYYTYQKIHGFDSRQIGSAALELAYTAGGRVESISIPGADLYDVAAGVLLVKEAGGKVTDLKNKEWTIASQDMVASNGKVHQDVLGVFKKIS is encoded by the coding sequence ATGAATATTGATCGGCAAATTAAACAAATCGCGATCAACGCGGCCAAACAGGCCGGTAAGGCTTTGAGCGCGGAATATTTCCGCTTCAATCGGGCCGACGTCCAGATGAAATCGCGCTTTGAAATTTTGACCCGGGCGGATCTTTTGAGCGAGGAAATTATTTTAAAAGAGATCAGGCGTAATTTTCCGCATCACCATATTTTGTCCGAAGAAACCGGCGATAATAAAGCGGTGTCGGATTATTTTTGGATCATTGATCCTTTGGACGGAACCACTAATTTTTTCATGCGCGATCCAATGTGGTCGATCTCGATTGCCTTGGCTTATCAAGGCGAATTGATCTTGGGGATTGTTTACGCGCCGATCTTGGGTGAATTTTATCTGGCCGAAAAGGGTGAGGGCGCAACCTTGAATGGTCGATCAATAAAAGTTTCCGATATCAGTAAAAATCAGGTAGTTAATTTGTTTTGTCATGGTCATAATGATCCGGCCATAAAAAAGGCCGTGAAATATTATACCTATCAGAAAATTCATGGTTTTGATTCTCGGCAGATAGGATCGGCCGCGCTGGAATTGGCTTATACTGCCGGAGGCCGGGTTGAATCGATCTCGATTCCGGGCGCTGATCTTTATGACGTGGCTGCCGGCGTGCTTTTGGTCAAAGAAGCGGGCGGAAAAGTGACTGATTTGAAAAATAAGGAATGGACAATTGCCAGTCAGGACATGGTCGCTTCTAATGGCAAGGTCCATCAGGATGTTTTGGGTGTTTTTAAGAAAATCAGCTAA
- the amrB gene encoding AmmeMemoRadiSam system protein B, with amino-acid sequence MAGRRIIILIFVLGASAVILAAGAFVLEKKNFSAEKAISPDRPANEAVNESAHIFPYDRNLFNSAISKNYLERMATSGPVIAGLVPHHELAGDLAAEFFSSLAQKQKVNNFIVIGPLHSDQAVGPAVSGRFIWDAGFGQVENNYEILDDLVAAHLVVYDENAVRSEHALYNMAPFIAHYFPEAKIAPIALTSRNSPEQCFALAQALQKYLAQGDTVLVASIDFSHYLPADQTPAKNLRMIELIKNKDYQTIAGLANDYLDSPPSLITLLKAADLSDAGVNILASTNSGEITGTPVLSSTSYISAFFAVPLLSNESVPAKAGKGSGPVSVLPTASSSPLKLLFFGDIMLDRQVGEKIKASGSLDWIFKGLNSTGIFQGNDIVSANLEGAATDNGAHYPPALVFDFAFAPKLVGELAKYNFNYFNLANNHLADQGKNGIIETEKNLTDLGFVFAGCQDRQVGDCTAKIVEKSGRQIGLIGASMVYGALDENRLIAEVKKLASSTDLVAVQIHWGTEYKHEAAANQTVLARKLIDAGADIIIGHHPHVVGGVELYKNKPIFYSLGNFVFDQYFSLDTQEELGVRIAVTTPKPLLGKEGGEGKNFQIDLLPIKSEAGRLRLMNNAEKDKFLTKLAGWSIGDKNFLSEVGAGKIVIE; translated from the coding sequence ATGGCGGGAAGAAGGATCATCATTTTAATTTTTGTTTTAGGCGCATCGGCGGTCATCTTGGCCGCCGGTGCGTTTGTATTGGAGAAAAAGAATTTTTCCGCGGAAAAGGCGATCAGCCCGGATCGGCCGGCTAATGAAGCGGTGAATGAATCGGCGCATATTTTTCCTTATGATCGTAATCTTTTCAATTCAGCCATCAGTAAAAATTATCTTGAGCGAATGGCGACGAGCGGGCCGGTCATTGCCGGCCTGGTGCCGCATCATGAGTTGGCCGGGGATCTGGCCGCGGAATTTTTTTCCTCGCTGGCGCAAAAACAAAAAGTTAATAATTTCATTGTCATCGGACCCTTGCACTCGGATCAAGCGGTCGGCCCCGCGGTAAGCGGGCGGTTTATCTGGGATGCCGGGTTTGGCCAGGTGGAAAATAATTATGAAATACTGGACGATCTGGTCGCGGCTCATTTGGTGGTTTATGACGAGAATGCGGTGCGGAGCGAGCACGCTCTTTATAATATGGCGCCGTTCATCGCCCATTATTTTCCGGAGGCGAAGATCGCGCCGATCGCCTTGACTTCGCGTAATTCTCCGGAACAATGTTTCGCTTTGGCTCAGGCTCTGCAGAAATATCTGGCCCAAGGGGATACGGTGCTGGTCGCCTCGATCGATTTTTCCCATTATCTTCCGGCTGATCAAACTCCGGCCAAAAATTTGCGAATGATCGAGTTGATAAAAAATAAGGATTACCAGACGATTGCCGGCCTGGCCAATGATTATTTGGATTCGCCCCCTTCGCTTATCACCTTGCTTAAGGCCGCTGATCTGTCGGATGCCGGCGTTAATATTTTAGCTTCGACCAATTCCGGAGAAATTACCGGGACGCCGGTTCTTTCTTCAACCAGCTATATCAGCGCCTTTTTTGCCGTCCCCCTCCTTTCAAATGAGTCTGTCCCCGCGAAGGCGGGGAAGGGGTCTGGGCCCGTCTCGGTTTTACCTACAGCGTCCAGTAGTCCCTTGAAGCTGCTTTTTTTCGGCGACATTATGCTTGATCGCCAGGTCGGCGAAAAGATCAAGGCTTCGGGAAGCTTGGACTGGATCTTCAAGGGCTTGAATTCGACCGGAATTTTTCAAGGCAATGATATTGTTTCCGCCAATCTGGAAGGCGCGGCCACTGATAATGGCGCGCATTATCCGCCGGCCTTGGTTTTTGATTTTGCTTTCGCGCCCAAGCTGGTCGGAGAGCTCGCGAAATATAATTTTAATTATTTTAATCTGGCCAATAATCATTTAGCCGATCAGGGCAAAAATGGTATAATAGAGACAGAGAAAAATCTTACTGATCTGGGTTTTGTTTTTGCCGGCTGCCAGGATCGCCAAGTCGGCGACTGCACGGCCAAAATTGTGGAGAAAAGCGGCCGCCAGATCGGGTTGATCGGCGCGAGCATGGTTTATGGCGCGCTTGATGAAAACCGCCTGATCGCCGAAGTAAAAAAGCTGGCCAGTTCCACCGATTTAGTGGCGGTGCAAATACATTGGGGAACGGAATACAAGCACGAGGCGGCGGCCAACCAAACCGTTTTGGCGCGCAAATTGATCGATGCCGGCGCTGATATCATCATCGGCCATCATCCGCATGTGGTCGGCGGGGTGGAACTATATAAAAATAAGCCGATTTTTTATTCGCTGGGGAATTTCGTTTTTGATCAGTATTTTTCTCTTGATACGCAGGAAGAGTTGGGAGTGAGGATAGCCGTAACCACCCCCAAACCCCTCCTTGGAAAGGAGGGGGGCGAGGGGAAAAATTTCCAGATCGATCTTTTGCCGATCAAATCGGAAGCCGGACGCTTGCGCCTGATGAATAACGCGGAGAAAGATAAATTTTTGACCAAGCTGGCGGGCTGGTCGATCGGCGATAAAAATTTTTTGTCGGAAGTCGGAGCGGGTAAAATAGTTATTGAATAA
- a CDS encoding YfcE family phosphodiesterase: protein MKIAVISDLHDNLVNLRKCLSWCGQNNIEKLICCGDVTNAETLGILSREFKGEIFLVRGNLEIYQEEEIEPYKNYTYGGRLAGHSLGDGRTAIWEIDGKKVGVCHEPFFINQVLAKAKSPLLSKEGSGGGSAKAADIVFYGHTHKPWIEEKDHVQIVNPGTLGGVFTQPTFAAWDTVSGKLELKLLNNL, encoded by the coding sequence ATGAAAATCGCGGTAATTTCCGATCTTCACGATAATCTGGTCAACTTGAGAAAATGTCTCTCTTGGTGCGGGCAAAATAATATCGAGAAGCTGATCTGCTGCGGCGACGTGACCAACGCGGAGACGCTGGGAATTCTTTCCCGGGAATTTAAGGGAGAAATTTTTTTAGTCCGCGGCAATTTGGAGATCTACCAAGAAGAAGAAATCGAGCCTTATAAAAATTATACTTATGGCGGGCGGCTTGCCGGCCATAGCCTTGGCGACGGCCGGACGGCGATTTGGGAGATTGATGGAAAAAAAGTCGGCGTCTGCCATGAACCTTTTTTTATCAATCAAGTTTTAGCAAAAGCAAAATCCCCCCTCCTTTCTAAGGAGGGGTCTGGGGGTGGTTCTGCAAAGGCGGCGGACATCGTCTTTTACGGCCATACTCATAAGCCCTGGATCGAAGAAAAAGACCATGTTCAAATAGTGAATCCGGGAACTTTGGGCGGAGTCTTCACTCAGCCGACTTTTGCTGCTTGGGATACCGTGAGTGGTAAACTGGAATTAAAATTGCTGAATAATCTCTAA